From one Verrucomicrobiota bacterium genomic stretch:
- a CDS encoding cation:proton antiporter, giving the protein MEEGGLIRDFAVLIGAAGTAGLIFHFLRLPLLLGYILSGFIIGPHFALAPYIQNYEVLQQFGDLGVIFLMFYIGLEFDLDKLRRTMGPSFLAVLFQTVIMMFVGILSARCLGWQGVNGLFLGALMAISSTMMTIPVLKEEKALDTHYAQLAIGILVLEDFVAILLLVILSGISMKGHFEWKAVEQVTFLLGVFVVMVFVLGRFCGARISAWLSKITSPDLLVLIPIGFALGIGELANEVHFSTELGAFLAGSVLSQTAFAHKIDAITEPLRNMFCAIFFVTIGMAIDPVQIAQHWVAILVISVVATIAQIFVCWFGLYLAGEDSKVSFYTSVYKSQKGEFSFVIAGLGASLGVTDPALMSIAVGLSLCTIVLSSLLRKYIEPLYGVIGRCIPKSLVNFDQFYRRFQQAAKLEVEKMTFLHEAKEYILSLVWYFLMLVGLMILAGFFSQGVENKSWPFIAQHEMIAMAVIWICAAFIIMPIFAGVVKNINEIINIVLNHIFHSEQQAQQQENSRSIGVIRHVVLSIVLLFIGIIFVSVSSAYLPTGYPLTVFALCSIGQAAFGWRELLKSNSRFEKSFRETFIAEVQEKDDEYRDAIMQRAREKYPWTAQIKNYRLPKNSIAVGHKISSLQLRENTGTTIVAVSRSGYTCYSPSPDAILFPDDQLLLMGEESQIQSAIDFFNEEAADSVVSANRVEFAIDNYCITPTSPFLGKAIAATGIRSQYGVNIAGIQRMGEKITMPKPSLVLEKDDILILTGPRRAIEKLKQSELTPRA; this is encoded by the coding sequence ATGGAAGAGGGCGGTTTGATACGTGACTTTGCGGTCCTGATCGGAGCGGCTGGGACTGCAGGTTTGATTTTCCATTTTTTGCGGCTCCCGCTTTTGCTCGGGTACATCTTAAGTGGGTTTATTATCGGACCTCATTTTGCGCTCGCACCGTACATCCAGAACTACGAGGTATTGCAGCAGTTTGGCGATCTTGGCGTCATTTTCCTGATGTTCTATATCGGCTTGGAGTTTGACCTCGACAAGCTGCGGCGGACGATGGGGCCTTCGTTTTTAGCCGTTTTATTCCAAACAGTCATCATGATGTTTGTTGGAATTTTGTCGGCGCGATGTCTTGGATGGCAAGGCGTTAACGGGTTATTTCTCGGGGCACTCATGGCGATCAGTTCGACGATGATGACGATCCCGGTGCTCAAAGAAGAAAAGGCACTCGATACGCACTATGCCCAGTTAGCCATTGGAATTTTAGTTCTCGAGGACTTTGTTGCGATTTTGCTACTCGTTATCCTTTCCGGTATCTCGATGAAGGGCCATTTCGAATGGAAAGCAGTTGAGCAGGTTACATTCTTGTTGGGTGTTTTTGTTGTCATGGTCTTTGTTCTTGGCCGTTTTTGTGGTGCCCGTATTTCGGCCTGGTTGAGCAAAATTACCTCGCCGGATTTGTTGGTTTTGATCCCCATTGGGTTTGCATTAGGAATTGGAGAGCTCGCTAATGAGGTGCATTTTTCGACGGAGTTGGGGGCATTTTTAGCGGGATCGGTTCTGTCGCAGACGGCGTTTGCGCATAAAATTGATGCCATCACAGAGCCGTTGCGCAATATGTTTTGTGCGATCTTTTTCGTTACGATTGGGATGGCCATTGATCCGGTGCAGATTGCGCAACACTGGGTTGCAATTCTGGTAATTTCGGTGGTCGCGACGATTGCTCAGATTTTTGTTTGTTGGTTCGGGCTTTATTTGGCGGGAGAAGATTCAAAGGTATCGTTTTATACCTCGGTTTACAAATCGCAAAAGGGGGAGTTTAGCTTTGTTATTGCGGGACTTGGTGCTTCATTAGGGGTAACCGATCCGGCGTTAATGTCGATCGCTGTTGGGCTTTCGCTTTGTACGATTGTATTGAGTTCATTGCTCAGAAAGTACATCGAGCCGCTCTACGGTGTCATTGGCCGGTGTATACCGAAATCGCTCGTTAATTTTGATCAGTTTTACCGTCGTTTTCAGCAGGCAGCAAAACTAGAGGTCGAAAAAATGACCTTTTTACACGAGGCGAAAGAGTATATTTTGAGCCTTGTTTGGTACTTTTTAATGCTCGTAGGATTGATGATTTTGGCGGGATTTTTCTCCCAAGGCGTCGAAAATAAATCGTGGCCGTTCATCGCGCAGCATGAGATGATTGCTATGGCGGTGATTTGGATTTGTGCCGCGTTCATCATTATGCCGATTTTCGCTGGTGTCGTCAAAAATATCAACGAGATTATCAATATTGTCCTTAATCACATTTTTCACTCAGAGCAGCAGGCACAACAACAGGAAAATAGCCGTAGCATTGGCGTCATCCGGCACGTCGTTTTGTCGATTGTTCTACTTTTTATTGGGATTATTTTTGTTTCCGTTTCATCAGCTTATCTACCGACAGGATACCCGTTAACTGTTTTCGCACTCTGTTCAATTGGCCAGGCAGCATTTGGATGGCGTGAACTTCTTAAGTCCAATAGCCGGTTTGAAAAGTCTTTCCGTGAAACCTTTATCGCTGAAGTACAGGAAAAGGATGACGAGTATCGTGATGCGATTATGCAGCGTGCACGTGAAAAATATCCATGGACGGCGCAGATCAAAAATTACCGCCTCCCGAAAAATAGTATCGCAGTGGGCCATAAGATTTCGAGCCTTCAATTAAGAGAAAATACGGGGACAACGATTGTCGCGGTTTCGCGCAGCGGATATACCTGTTATTCGCCGTCTCCCGATGCGATTCTTTTCCCGGATGATCAGTTGTTGTTGATGGGGGAGGAGTCCCAGATCCAATCTGCGATCGATTTCTTTAATGAAGAAGCGGCCGACAGTGTTGTTTCAGCTAATCGTGTTGAGTTCGCGATCGATAATTACTGCATCACTCCGACGAGCCCATTTTTAGGGAAGGCGATTGCCGCGACGGGTATTCGCAGTCAGTATGGTGTCAACATCGCGGGGATCCAGCGTATGGGAGAAAAAATTACAATGCCAAAGCCTTCGCTCGTACTCGAAAAAGACGACATTTTGATCCTCACTGGTCCAAGGCGTGCAATCGAAAAATTGAAACAATCGGAGTTGACGCCTCGGGCTTAA
- the atpG gene encoding ATP synthase F1 subunit gamma, whose translation MKGVKEIKGRIRAVDSVAKITLAMQLVAASKMKRSQDFAIGGRPYLLSLAEVIARLPKKKVDKNIHPFFVDRTPVQHRCVIVVGTDRGLCGVLNNNLFRQLLKGEDSEGKCSYISIGKKAMQFLSRSGYDLIASFSVNDKVQYHEVQGIGEFVSQKFLAGEIDTVEVLYQRFVNTLKYVPVLQKILPMSNFYEEFSGMLAAAQLDFEAPSFDPRPLIFEPSVREIVDHIASIFLKYNLHQVLLEAKASEHSARMVAMKSATDNAEALGQELRLEYNKARQYAITNEIIELAVASGERES comes from the coding sequence ATGAAAGGCGTCAAGGAGATCAAGGGGCGGATTCGCGCGGTAGATAGCGTTGCGAAGATCACGCTTGCGATGCAGCTCGTTGCGGCGTCGAAGATGAAGCGTTCCCAAGATTTTGCGATCGGTGGCCGTCCTTATTTATTGAGCCTCGCAGAGGTCATCGCGCGCCTACCAAAGAAAAAGGTCGATAAAAATATTCACCCTTTTTTTGTTGATCGTACGCCCGTGCAACATCGTTGCGTGATCGTTGTGGGTACGGATCGTGGTCTTTGTGGTGTATTGAATAATAATCTCTTTCGGCAGCTCTTAAAAGGGGAAGATTCTGAAGGCAAGTGCAGCTACATTTCCATTGGGAAGAAGGCAATGCAGTTCCTAAGTCGTAGTGGTTATGACCTCATTGCGAGTTTTTCTGTTAACGATAAGGTCCAATATCACGAAGTGCAGGGAATTGGGGAGTTTGTTAGCCAAAAGTTCTTGGCCGGCGAAATCGATACCGTGGAGGTATTGTATCAGCGATTTGTCAATACACTCAAATACGTTCCAGTGCTGCAAAAAATACTTCCAATGAGCAACTTTTATGAGGAATTTTCAGGAATGTTAGCGGCAGCCCAGTTAGATTTTGAAGCGCCTTCATTTGATCCCCGGCCCCTCATTTTTGAACCCAGTGTTCGAGAGATCGTCGATCACATCGCTAGTATCTTTTTAAAGTATAACCTCCATCAAGTATTGCTTGAGGCAAAGGCTTCGGAACATAGCGCGCGCATGGTGGCGATGAAGAGCGCGACGGATAACGCTGAGGCCCTGGGACAAGAGCTGCGATTGGAGTATAACAAAGCTCGACAATACGCGATTACGAATGAGATTATCGAACTCGCGGTGGCGTCGGGCGAACGTGAGTCATAA
- the atpD gene encoding F0F1 ATP synthase subunit beta yields MENNSGKIIQILGAVVDVKFPDTQIPGIYNALEVVRDSGEKLVLEVQQHLGEGVVRTVAMSATDGLRRGTAVIDTGHSISVPVGDGVLGRILNVTGDPIDERGEVIYEKRLPIHRPAPSLLDQDISSEILETGIKVIDLICPFVKGGKIGAFGGAGVGKTVIITELINNIATGHGGFSVFAGVGERSREGNDLFHEMSASGVINEEDPAKSKVTLVFGQMNEPPGARMRIGLTGLTIAEFFRDERHQDVLLFIDNIFRFSQAGSEVSALLGRSPSAVGYQPTLSQEMGQLQERITSTKNGSITSFQAVYVPADDLTDPAPANTFAHLDSTLVLDRKIAALALFPAVDPLASTSKALDPKVVGQKHFDVARQVQSILQKYKELQDIIAILGMDELSEEDKLTVGRARKIQKFLSQPFRTAEAFTGREGKYVSAQETVSGFEMILNGELDHIPENNFYMKGSIDEVLSAEA; encoded by the coding sequence ATGGAAAACAATTCAGGAAAAATTATCCAAATTTTAGGTGCGGTCGTTGATGTAAAGTTTCCCGATACGCAGATTCCGGGCATTTATAATGCGCTTGAGGTTGTGCGCGACTCAGGAGAAAAACTCGTCTTAGAGGTCCAGCAACACCTCGGTGAAGGCGTCGTGCGGACTGTCGCAATGTCGGCAACTGATGGACTCCGTCGGGGGACAGCCGTCATCGATACGGGGCATTCAATCTCGGTACCCGTTGGGGACGGCGTCTTGGGACGGATTTTAAACGTCACGGGAGATCCGATTGACGAGCGAGGAGAGGTGATTTATGAAAAGCGTCTACCGATTCACCGTCCGGCGCCAAGCCTCTTAGACCAGGATATTTCATCGGAGATCTTGGAGACTGGGATTAAGGTCATTGATTTGATTTGTCCCTTCGTCAAAGGCGGCAAGATTGGGGCATTTGGAGGAGCAGGTGTTGGCAAGACGGTTATCATCACAGAGCTCATTAACAATATCGCGACGGGTCACGGTGGTTTTTCGGTATTTGCTGGTGTTGGTGAGCGTTCACGCGAAGGGAATGATCTTTTTCACGAAATGTCAGCCTCGGGTGTCATCAACGAAGAGGATCCTGCGAAGTCGAAGGTGACCCTCGTTTTTGGTCAGATGAATGAGCCCCCGGGGGCGCGTATGCGGATTGGTCTCACCGGACTGACAATTGCCGAATTTTTCCGTGATGAGCGGCATCAGGATGTATTGCTGTTTATCGATAATATCTTCCGGTTTTCACAAGCAGGTTCTGAAGTTTCGGCACTATTAGGGCGTTCGCCGTCCGCAGTAGGTTACCAGCCAACGCTTAGCCAGGAGATGGGACAGCTCCAAGAGCGCATTACCTCGACTAAAAATGGCTCGATTACTTCATTTCAAGCGGTGTATGTGCCGGCTGATGACTTAACGGATCCGGCGCCCGCAAATACCTTTGCGCACCTCGATTCGACGCTCGTACTCGACCGCAAGATTGCTGCATTGGCATTGTTCCCGGCAGTCGATCCGTTAGCCTCAACTTCGAAGGCACTCGATCCAAAAGTTGTCGGCCAGAAACACTTCGATGTTGCACGGCAGGTGCAGTCAATTTTACAAAAATACAAAGAACTCCAGGATATTATTGCCATTCTCGGTATGGATGAGCTTTCTGAGGAGGACAAGCTTACCGTTGGCCGCGCGCGTAAAATTCAGAAATTTCTATCGCAGCCATTCCGGACCGCGGAGGCATTTACAGGGCGCGAAGGAAAATATGTTTCGGCGCAGGAAACGGTAAGTGGTTTCGAGATGATTTTGAATGGTGAACTCGATCACATTCCTGAGAATAATTTTTATATGAAGGGCTCTATTGACGAGGTCCTGAGCGCGGAGGCCTAA
- the atpC gene encoding ATP synthase F1 subunit epsilon, protein MSLQIEVVTPARTITAKEVASLAVDTTMGEIEILPGHRPLMTLLETGSARLQFADGHTEIIATSSGILHLENDAAVLVVEEAVDVHHLEVQELEDAKMLAQKALQGVVTRGNLDQNALDQLSAKVRSELLKKLKK, encoded by the coding sequence GTGTCGCTACAGATCGAAGTCGTAACCCCCGCGCGGACGATTACCGCGAAAGAAGTCGCGTCGCTTGCTGTCGATACGACAATGGGCGAGATTGAGATTTTGCCTGGGCATCGCCCGCTGATGACGTTATTAGAAACAGGAAGTGCCCGCCTTCAGTTCGCGGATGGTCATACGGAGATCATTGCGACCTCTTCGGGGATCCTTCATCTCGAAAACGATGCCGCGGTACTTGTCGTCGAGGAAGCCGTTGATGTCCATCACTTAGAGGTACAGGAGCTGGAAGATGCCAAAATGTTGGCGCAAAAGGCGTTACAGGGAGTGGTCACGCGGGGAAATCTCGATCAAAACGCGCTCGACCAATTGTCGGCGAAAGTGCGCTCCGAGTTGCTGAAAAAATTAAAAAAATAA